Proteins co-encoded in one Cytobacillus sp. NJ13 genomic window:
- a CDS encoding sulfite oxidase-like oxidoreductase codes for MYFGKIRKPASSRVPPNQNMTTAFPVLHYGNVPHYKDIQEWNLQIFGEVEKELSLSHEEVMNLPQTQYKNDIHCVTGWSKLDNIWEGVSAAEIARRAGVKETAQFVILHAEEGWTTNLPIKDFLKGTSLLAHTHNGELLTPEHGFPLRAVIPHLYFWKSAKWIRGIEFSEIDKPGFWEKNGYHNYGDPFREQRFSWDD; via the coding sequence GTGTATTTTGGGAAAATAAGAAAACCGGCCTCAAGCCGGGTACCGCCAAATCAAAATATGACGACGGCTTTTCCTGTACTGCATTATGGAAATGTCCCGCACTATAAGGATATTCAAGAATGGAACCTGCAGATATTTGGGGAAGTAGAAAAGGAATTATCCCTTTCGCATGAGGAGGTAATGAACCTTCCTCAGACACAGTATAAAAATGATATCCACTGTGTTACGGGCTGGTCAAAGCTTGATAATATTTGGGAGGGAGTCTCCGCCGCTGAGATTGCCAGGCGGGCAGGTGTAAAAGAAACCGCGCAATTTGTAATCCTCCATGCGGAAGAAGGATGGACCACCAACCTTCCCATTAAAGATTTTCTAAAAGGCACTAGCCTTCTTGCCCATACTCATAACGGTGAGCTCCTGACTCCTGAGCATGGGTTTCCTCTAAGAGCCGTGATTCCGCATCTTTATTTCTGGAAAAGCGCAAAGTGGATTAGAGGCATCGAGTTTTCTGAAATTGACAAGCCTGGTTTTTGGGAGAAAAACGGCTATCATAACTATGGTGACCCCTTTCGTGAGCAGCGATTCAGCTGGGATGATTAA
- a CDS encoding alpha/beta fold hydrolase — protein MEQNTTSKKLHGFFKTILLPDPETNSTPRTAVWKRNKATLWHYAPSSKKYKIPVFLVYSLVNQPFILDLGPQNSLIEAMANSGYDVYLLDFGIPGYEDKEITMDDYITKYIQKGVKRALYHAKAEEITVMGFCLGGTFAAIYAAIADEPVKNLVLSVAPVDFSIVPVFDKWAEELRNGEGSLDSIFEAWGLIPAFAIKSGMRLFTSPIYYSHYLSLLARADDEAYASRWKRFSHWTDGHIPFAGAALKQINHDLLEENKLVNGTLTVRERKAVLSNIKANLLAVASDNDRLVPKEQIFPVMSLTSSTDKTFHLLQGGHANLTSKGKVPDYLNKWLSSRSGQI, from the coding sequence ATGGAACAAAATACCACTTCCAAAAAACTGCATGGTTTCTTTAAAACCATTCTCCTGCCTGATCCGGAGACCAATTCAACTCCAAGGACTGCAGTTTGGAAAAGAAATAAAGCTACACTCTGGCACTATGCCCCTTCCAGTAAAAAATACAAAATTCCGGTTTTCCTTGTATATTCGCTCGTCAATCAGCCCTTTATTTTAGATCTTGGTCCTCAGAACAGTTTAATTGAGGCTATGGCCAACAGTGGATACGATGTCTACTTGCTGGATTTCGGAATTCCGGGCTATGAGGACAAAGAGATTACCATGGACGATTATATTACTAAATACATCCAGAAAGGGGTAAAACGAGCTTTATATCACGCCAAAGCAGAAGAAATAACCGTCATGGGCTTTTGCCTGGGCGGCACTTTTGCTGCGATTTATGCGGCCATTGCGGATGAGCCGGTCAAAAACTTAGTATTGTCTGTCGCACCGGTTGACTTTAGCATCGTCCCTGTCTTTGATAAATGGGCAGAAGAATTGCGGAATGGAGAAGGCAGTCTGGACTCCATTTTTGAAGCATGGGGACTTATACCCGCCTTTGCCATCAAATCAGGAATGCGGCTATTTACTTCACCCATTTATTACTCCCATTATTTGTCGCTTCTGGCCAGGGCTGACGATGAAGCATACGCCTCCCGGTGGAAACGTTTCAGCCACTGGACCGATGGCCATATTCCATTTGCCGGGGCAGCACTAAAGCAAATCAATCATGACCTTTTGGAAGAGAATAAGCTTGTGAATGGCACATTAACCGTCCGTGAAAGGAAGGCGGTGCTAAGCAATATCAAAGCCAATTTACTCGCTGTCGCTTCGGATAATGACCGCCTTGTACCAAAAGAACAGATTTTTCCTGTCATGAGCCTGACTTCAAGTACTGACAAAACTTTCCACCTTCTTCAGGGAGGTCATGCCAATCTTACTTCAAAAGGAAAAGTTCCTGACTATTTGAACAAATGGCTGTCATCGCGCTCAGGACAAATATAA
- a CDS encoding MerR family transcriptional regulator produces the protein MNTSAAAKLLGVSPSTIQRWVKQLGLRAERNELGHYLFTEEDINLLKQVQDQLNQGIILQDVTVNGKKARKGTVQGETAEPAMEKIYLKISELEQRLNGKADDVVSYQLLQHRSEIEELQKENARLLKRIEVLEARTAVKSRSIPADTLLVFDQEKPRKKLKKKNIFTMLFGF, from the coding sequence ATGAATACAAGTGCTGCTGCTAAATTGTTAGGAGTTTCGCCAAGCACTATTCAGCGATGGGTTAAACAACTGGGACTCCGGGCGGAACGGAATGAACTAGGCCATTACTTATTTACGGAAGAAGACATTAACCTGCTTAAGCAGGTGCAGGATCAGCTTAACCAGGGGATTATATTGCAGGACGTTACGGTAAATGGCAAAAAGGCCAGAAAAGGTACGGTCCAGGGAGAAACAGCTGAACCAGCCATGGAGAAAATTTATTTGAAGATCAGTGAGCTTGAGCAGCGGCTGAACGGAAAGGCGGATGATGTTGTCTCCTATCAGCTGCTGCAGCACCGCAGCGAAATAGAAGAGCTGCAGAAAGAGAATGCACGCCTGCTTAAACGGATTGAGGTTCTTGAAGCCAGGACAGCTGTAAAAAGCCGAAGCATCCCCGCTGACACCCTTTTGGTTTTTGATCAGGAGAAGCCCAGGAAGAAATTAAAAAAGAAAAATATTTTTACTATGCTATTTGGATTTTAA
- a CDS encoding phosphatase PAP2 family protein, producing the protein MDMKIFKAINRLSGRIAFMDFLMILISNRARYLFLFVLACMWLAKGPSKTAAKKAAAASLIAILVNKIIKICYFKPRPFIKNKVGILIPAKRDSSFPSKHTVVSFAASIVIFYANRFIGRILLWVSALTGFARVWAGHHYPSDVIGGALIGGTIGWMTEKCLYMNSKSGNQDDKKM; encoded by the coding sequence ATGGACATGAAGATTTTCAAGGCAATCAACCGATTGTCCGGACGTATTGCTTTCATGGACTTTTTAATGATTCTTATATCAAATAGGGCAAGGTATTTATTTTTATTCGTACTGGCATGCATGTGGCTGGCAAAAGGCCCCTCCAAAACAGCCGCGAAAAAGGCTGCTGCAGCTTCCCTGATCGCTATCCTTGTAAATAAGATCATTAAAATTTGTTATTTTAAGCCCCGCCCCTTCATAAAAAACAAGGTTGGCATATTGATCCCAGCCAAAAGAGATTCTAGTTTTCCAAGCAAACATACAGTGGTGTCGTTTGCTGCCTCTATCGTCATTTTTTACGCCAATCGATTTATAGGCCGTATTTTGCTGTGGGTTTCAGCCCTTACAGGCTTCGCGCGTGTCTGGGCTGGCCACCATTACCCTTCTGATGTAATAGGCGGTGCCCTAATTGGCGGAACAATAGGCTGGATGACAGAAAAATGTTTATATATGAATTCAAAATCCGGAAATCAGGATGATAAAAAAATGTAA
- a CDS encoding SDR family oxidoreductase, with translation MELNELFHLGNKTAIVTGGGRGLGEQMANALGEAGANVVVCSRSIEACEHVRKNLEAKGVKSLAIECDITSEEDIQMVISKTLETFGSIDILINNSGTSWVAPFLELPADKWDKVMNVNLKGLFLFSQAAAKVMAKQGSGKIINISSVNGMRGAPSAFLDAVAYSTSKGAVIALTKDLAVKLAPSGIQVNAIAPGFFPTRITKILEKSSSVILRKIPAGRFGSEHDLKGAAVFLSSKASDYVTGQVLVVDGGMTVSL, from the coding sequence ATGGAATTGAACGAGTTATTTCATTTAGGCAATAAAACAGCAATTGTAACAGGAGGAGGACGCGGACTCGGCGAGCAAATGGCAAATGCACTTGGGGAAGCAGGAGCAAATGTTGTCGTCTGCTCACGCAGCATTGAAGCATGTGAGCATGTCAGAAAAAATCTTGAAGCAAAGGGAGTTAAATCTCTGGCAATTGAATGTGACATAACCAGTGAAGAAGACATTCAAATGGTCATCAGCAAGACCTTAGAGACATTTGGGAGCATCGATATTCTCATTAATAATAGCGGAACATCCTGGGTTGCGCCTTTCCTTGAACTGCCTGCTGATAAATGGGACAAAGTCATGAATGTGAATTTAAAGGGGCTGTTTTTATTTTCACAGGCTGCGGCAAAAGTGATGGCGAAGCAGGGCAGCGGCAAAATCATCAATATTTCTTCAGTAAATGGAATGAGAGGTGCTCCTTCCGCATTTCTTGATGCAGTTGCCTACAGTACAAGTAAAGGAGCCGTTATCGCACTTACAAAGGATTTAGCTGTAAAATTGGCACCCTCCGGCATTCAAGTGAACGCTATTGCTCCAGGCTTCTTTCCTACCAGAATAACAAAGATCCTGGAAAAATCGAGTTCAGTTATTCTCAGAAAGATTCCTGCCGGAAGATTTGGAAGTGAACATGACTTAAAAGGAGCAGCTGTCTTTTTATCATCCAAAGCGTCTGATTATGTGACAGGACAGGTTTTAGTCGTAGATGGAGGAATGACAGTTTCCCTCTAA
- a CDS encoding Na+/H+ antiporter family protein yields MNAVILAVLIMLVLSLLRVNVVLALVAGALAGGLAGGLSIDKTIEVFSNGLGGSAEVALSYALLGGFALAISATGLPNLLVDWVLEKVGKDGESRGKTLSKALIIFSILLMSIFSQNLIPIHIAFIPILIPPLLKVMNELQMDRRLIASVLTFGLTAPYILLPAGFGQIFHGILAENMENSGLAVDMADIPKAMLIPVAGMIAGLLVALFVYRKKRDYRPSELMETEKGNYSKKGIIFSLIAIAAALIVQLQLDSMIFGALTGILVIYISGSIKWNEADQLLTEGMKMMAFIGFVMLAAFGFADVLKETGDVESLVEQAAGIIGNNKSLAALLMLLVGLLVTMGIGSSFSTIPIIATIFVPLALEVGFSPMATIALVGTAAALGDAGSPASDSTLGPTAGLNADGQHNHIWDTCVPTFLHYNIPLILFGWLAAIIL; encoded by the coding sequence ATGAATGCAGTTATACTTGCAGTTTTGATCATGCTTGTTCTCAGCCTTCTGCGTGTCAATGTGGTCTTAGCCCTTGTGGCGGGCGCATTGGCAGGCGGGCTGGCAGGCGGATTAAGCATAGATAAAACAATAGAAGTTTTTTCAAATGGGCTTGGCGGCAGTGCTGAGGTTGCATTAAGTTATGCGTTATTGGGCGGATTTGCCCTAGCCATTTCCGCAACAGGACTTCCGAATCTATTGGTGGATTGGGTTCTGGAAAAGGTCGGGAAAGACGGGGAATCGAGAGGGAAAACATTATCAAAGGCACTCATCATATTTTCCATTTTATTAATGTCTATTTTTTCTCAAAATCTGATTCCGATTCATATCGCGTTTATTCCGATTTTAATTCCGCCTTTATTGAAGGTTATGAATGAGCTGCAAATGGACCGCCGTCTGATAGCATCTGTGTTGACATTTGGTTTGACAGCTCCGTATATTTTGCTGCCTGCAGGATTTGGCCAAATATTCCACGGAATACTCGCAGAAAATATGGAGAACAGCGGATTGGCAGTGGACATGGCTGACATCCCGAAGGCAATGCTTATTCCTGTAGCCGGTATGATAGCTGGTCTTTTAGTTGCATTATTTGTTTACCGAAAAAAAAGGGATTATCGTCCATCAGAATTAATGGAGACGGAGAAAGGCAATTATTCCAAAAAGGGCATTATTTTTTCTCTCATTGCGATTGCAGCAGCTCTCATTGTACAGCTGCAGCTGGATTCGATGATCTTTGGGGCGCTGACAGGTATTTTGGTTATTTATATCAGCGGTTCAATTAAATGGAACGAGGCAGATCAGCTTTTAACAGAGGGTATGAAGATGATGGCGTTTATTGGATTTGTTATGCTGGCTGCATTTGGGTTTGCAGATGTATTAAAAGAAACAGGCGATGTTGAAAGCCTTGTTGAACAAGCGGCAGGAATCATCGGCAATAATAAATCACTTGCAGCATTGCTTATGCTTCTTGTCGGCTTACTTGTTACGATGGGGATTGGATCTTCATTCTCAACCATCCCGATTATTGCAACCATATTTGTGCCGCTTGCACTAGAGGTTGGCTTCAGCCCGATGGCAACTATTGCTCTAGTAGGGACAGCCGCTGCTCTTGGAGATGCCGGTTCGCCTGCATCAGACAGCACATTGGGGCCAACAGCAGGCTTGAATGCAGATGGACAGCACAATCACATCTGGGATACTTGTGTGCCAACATTCCTTCACTACAATATTCCGCTCATCCTGTTTGGATGGCTGGCGGCAATTATCTTATAA